The Pseudolabrys sp. FHR47 genome contains a region encoding:
- a CDS encoding SIS domain-containing protein, which translates to MAKPQSAPMRSEQAQAAIDSALRTLDAEGTGISALTVSLRDGLGAPFAAAVDLIRGASGRVIVSGMGKSGHVGTKIASTFASTGTPASFVHPAEASHGDMGMIAKGDVILALSWSGETAELKNLIDYSRRHDIGLIAMTAAPESTLAKAADVALILPQAREACPHNLAPTTSALMQLALGDALAIALLESRGFTALDFGLLHPGGKLGALLKTVGEFMHAGDAVPLKPLGTRMSDALVHMTAKGFGCVGIVDAQNKLVGVITDGDLRRHMRPDLLEVTVDAVMTKSPKSVKPDQLISETLDILNTTKVTALFVVESGKPIGIIHVHDLLRAGAA; encoded by the coding sequence ATGGCCAAACCCCAATCCGCCCCGATGCGAAGCGAACAGGCGCAGGCCGCCATTGATAGCGCGCTGCGGACGCTCGACGCCGAGGGCACCGGCATCTCCGCTCTCACCGTGAGCCTGCGCGACGGCCTCGGCGCGCCTTTCGCCGCCGCCGTCGACCTGATCCGTGGCGCGAGCGGCCGCGTCATCGTCTCCGGCATGGGCAAATCGGGTCACGTCGGCACCAAGATCGCCTCGACCTTCGCCTCGACCGGCACGCCGGCCTCCTTCGTGCATCCGGCCGAAGCCAGCCACGGCGACATGGGCATGATCGCCAAGGGCGACGTCATCCTCGCGCTGTCGTGGTCCGGCGAGACCGCCGAACTGAAGAACCTCATCGATTATTCGCGGCGCCACGACATCGGCCTCATCGCCATGACGGCCGCGCCCGAGTCGACGCTGGCGAAGGCCGCGGATGTCGCGCTCATCCTGCCGCAGGCGCGTGAGGCCTGCCCGCATAACCTTGCGCCGACGACGTCCGCGCTAATGCAGCTCGCGCTCGGCGACGCGCTGGCGATCGCGCTACTGGAAAGCCGCGGCTTCACCGCGCTCGACTTCGGCCTGTTGCATCCCGGCGGCAAACTCGGCGCACTGCTCAAGACCGTCGGCGAGTTCATGCATGCGGGCGACGCCGTGCCGCTCAAGCCGCTCGGCACCCGGATGTCGGACGCGCTGGTGCATATGACGGCGAAGGGCTTCGGCTGCGTCGGCATCGTCGATGCGCAGAACAAACTCGTCGGCGTCATCACCGACGGCGACTTGCGCCGTCACATGCGGCCCGACCTGCTCGAGGTAACGGTCGACGCCGTCATGACCAAATCGCCGAAATCGGTGAAGCCCGACCAGTTGATCAGCGAGACGCTGGACATCCTGAATACGACCAAGGTGACAGCGCTGTTCGTGGTCGAGTCCGGCAAGCCGATCGGCATCATTCACGTACACGACCTGTTGCGCGCCGGCGCGGCGTGA
- the waaF gene encoding lipopolysaccharide heptosyltransferase II: MTIDPHQPNRPVLIVPFVWIGDFVRVHSVVRLLKAEAPDRPVDMVSSTLCSPLADYMPGVRRPVISDQPRKKLGWAIQKDLAARLREAGYGQALIMSRKWKAALAPALAGIPIRTGFAGEARFGLLNDIRWGERKLPRMIDQMGALALPKGVQLPPEWPLPELKVPADELARWQEMRGLGHERRPIVTLSPGAVGAGKAWPPEHYAALAKALTAEGAAVWVLGGPAEAETARLIVETAGPGARDLTGTDLRNAILALAAADVSVTNDSGLMHVSAALGTPTVAIFGPTSPWHWKPLNPVSAILEPPGDEEARLRAREIGNEAVAHRSTAGVAVDSVLAAIRAALAGKTQSR, encoded by the coding sequence ATGACCATCGACCCCCACCAGCCCAACCGTCCAGTCCTGATCGTCCCGTTCGTGTGGATCGGCGACTTCGTGCGGGTGCATTCGGTGGTCCGCCTGCTCAAGGCCGAGGCCCCAGACCGGCCGGTCGACATGGTGTCCTCGACCCTGTGTAGCCCGCTGGCCGACTACATGCCGGGGGTCCGGCGGCCGGTCATCTCGGATCAGCCGCGCAAAAAGCTCGGCTGGGCGATCCAGAAGGATCTCGCCGCCCGGCTGCGCGAGGCCGGCTACGGCCAGGCGCTCATCATGTCGCGCAAGTGGAAGGCGGCGCTGGCCCCGGCTTTGGCGGGCATCCCGATCCGCACCGGCTTTGCCGGCGAGGCCCGCTTCGGCCTGCTCAACGACATCCGCTGGGGCGAGCGCAAACTGCCGCGCATGATCGACCAGATGGGGGCTCTCGCCCTGCCCAAAGGCGTGCAACTGCCCCCCGAATGGCCGCTGCCCGAGCTGAAAGTACCGGCCGACGAGCTTGCCCGCTGGCAGGAGATGCGCGGCTTGGGCCATGAGCGCCGCCCAATTGTCACCCTGTCGCCCGGCGCGGTCGGCGCCGGCAAGGCCTGGCCGCCCGAGCACTACGCGGCACTGGCCAAGGCTCTAACCGCTGAGGGCGCGGCAGTCTGGGTGCTCGGCGGGCCGGCCGAAGCCGAAACCGCGCGCCTGATCGTCGAGACCGCCGGCCCGGGCGCCCGCGACCTGACCGGCACCGACCTGCGCAACGCCATCCTGGCGCTGGCCGCCGCCGATGTCTCGGTGACCAACGATTCCGGCCTGATGCACGTCTCGGCCGCCCTCGGCACGCCGACGGTCGCGATTTTCGGCCCCACCAGCCCCTGGCACTGGAAGCCGCTCAATCCGGTGTCCGCCATTCTGGAACCGCCTGGCGACGAGGAAGCCCGCCTCCGCGCCCGCGAGATCGGCAACGAGGCGGTAGCCCACCGCTCCACCGCGGGCGTGGCTGTGGATAGCGTGCTGGCCGCTATCCGCGCCGCTCTGGCGGGAAAAACCCAATCGCGTTAA
- the rfaD gene encoding ADP-glyceromanno-heptose 6-epimerase, whose protein sequence is MILVTGGAGFIGSNIVASLNEAGRTDVVVNDLLGSDGKWRNLAKRQIADFVPPEDLARWLEGRKLEAVIHMGAISSTTATDGDAVMENNFRLSLRLLDWCTETGTPFVYASSAATYGDRDTNFVDDWSLDALRKLRPMNLYGWSKHLFDLALVDRYVKKQKLPPTWVGLKFFNVYGPNEYHKGAMASVLSKVFDGAKAGQPVKLFKSHRAGIADGDQRRDFVYVDDVVSVVRWAISGAAHSNNKNGIYNVGTGQAESFRDMIVAMFKAMGAKPNIEYIDMPVSIRDQYQYFTQADAGNLRRAGYNAGFTPLEKAVAQYVTGYLDSQDKYR, encoded by the coding sequence ATGATTTTGGTGACCGGGGGAGCCGGCTTCATTGGATCGAACATCGTCGCCAGCCTCAACGAGGCGGGGCGGACGGATGTCGTCGTCAACGACCTGCTCGGCTCGGACGGCAAGTGGCGGAACCTCGCCAAGCGCCAGATCGCCGATTTCGTGCCGCCGGAGGACCTCGCCCGCTGGCTCGAGGGCCGTAAGCTCGAAGCCGTCATCCATATGGGCGCGATTTCGTCCACCACCGCCACCGACGGCGATGCGGTGATGGAGAACAATTTTCGTCTGTCCCTGCGCCTGCTCGACTGGTGCACCGAGACCGGCACGCCCTTCGTCTATGCTTCGTCGGCCGCGACCTATGGCGACCGCGACACCAATTTCGTCGACGATTGGTCGCTGGACGCGCTGCGCAAGCTACGGCCGATGAATCTCTACGGTTGGTCGAAGCATCTGTTCGACCTCGCTTTGGTCGATCGCTACGTGAAGAAGCAGAAGCTGCCGCCGACCTGGGTCGGCCTCAAGTTCTTCAATGTCTATGGCCCGAACGAGTATCACAAGGGCGCGATGGCGAGCGTGCTGTCGAAAGTGTTCGACGGCGCCAAGGCCGGTCAGCCGGTGAAACTGTTCAAGTCGCACCGCGCCGGCATTGCCGACGGCGATCAGCGCCGCGACTTCGTCTATGTCGACGACGTTGTCTCGGTGGTGCGATGGGCGATCAGCGGCGCGGCCCATAGCAACAACAAGAACGGCATCTACAATGTCGGCACCGGCCAGGCCGAAAGCTTCCGCGATATGATCGTTGCCATGTTCAAGGCGATGGGCGCCAAGCCGAACATCGAATACATCGACATGCCGGTCTCGATCCGCGATCAGTATCAGTATTTCACGCAGGCCGACGCCGGCAATCTGCGCCGCGCCGGTTACAATGCCGGCTTCACGCCGCTCGAGAAGGCAGTGGCGCAATACGTCACCGGCTATCTCGACAGCCAAGACAAGTATCGTTAG
- the rfaE1 gene encoding D-glycero-beta-D-manno-heptose-7-phosphate kinase, translated as MFDFDKHLSGLSQQTVLCIGDLMLDEFVYGDVSRISPEAPTPVIAVKRTEVMIGGAGNVARNLVALGTRCIFIGLVGDDEAGKALTGALSLHPLIEFSLATDPRRMTTRKVRFVSEHHSAHLLRADWEMAAPIEPAEEDALIGFAIEAMPRAGAVVLSDYAKGALTPRVVRAVIDAANKAGKPVIVDPKGRDYSIYRGATLITPNRQELAAATGTAARSDDEVADAALGLKNALGAQAVLVTRSEDGMTLVGEGAPIHVPSYAVKVRDVSGAGDTVVAVLAAMLAMNADFESAMRAANAAAAVVVGKRGTATLTIDELRHRILPEASLASEEKIVFDWSQLGEHLDAWRKMGLRIGFTNGVFDLLHPGHVKLLAQARAQCDRLVVGLNSDASVTRLKGPTRPVQNAQSRADVLAALEAVDLVVVFEQDTPRELIAEVKPTVLVKGSDYTREQVVGHDIVEALGGVVVLVDLVPGQSTTSMVERSRNGNRR; from the coding sequence ATGTTCGACTTCGACAAACACCTTTCCGGCCTGTCGCAGCAGACGGTGCTCTGCATCGGCGATCTGATGCTCGACGAATTCGTCTATGGCGATGTGTCGCGCATCTCGCCGGAGGCGCCGACGCCCGTGATCGCCGTCAAGCGCACCGAGGTGATGATCGGCGGCGCCGGCAATGTCGCGCGCAACCTGGTTGCGCTCGGCACGCGCTGCATCTTCATCGGCTTGGTCGGCGACGACGAAGCCGGCAAGGCGCTCACCGGCGCATTGTCGCTCCATCCGCTGATCGAGTTCTCGCTCGCCACCGATCCGCGGCGCATGACCACGCGCAAGGTGCGCTTCGTCTCCGAGCATCATTCGGCGCATCTGTTGCGTGCCGACTGGGAAATGGCGGCGCCGATCGAGCCCGCCGAAGAGGATGCACTGATCGGCTTTGCCATCGAGGCCATGCCGCGCGCCGGCGCCGTGGTGCTGTCCGACTATGCCAAGGGCGCATTGACGCCGCGCGTCGTGCGCGCCGTGATCGATGCCGCGAACAAGGCCGGCAAGCCGGTCATCGTCGATCCCAAGGGCCGCGACTATTCGATCTATCGCGGCGCGACTCTGATCACGCCGAACCGGCAGGAGCTGGCCGCCGCGACGGGCACTGCCGCGCGCAGCGACGACGAGGTCGCCGACGCGGCGCTCGGCCTCAAGAACGCGCTCGGCGCGCAGGCCGTGCTGGTGACGCGTAGCGAAGACGGCATGACTTTGGTCGGCGAGGGCGCGCCGATCCATGTGCCGTCTTACGCCGTGAAGGTGCGCGATGTGTCCGGCGCCGGCGACACGGTCGTCGCCGTGCTCGCCGCGATGCTGGCGATGAACGCCGACTTCGAAAGCGCGATGCGCGCCGCCAATGCCGCGGCCGCCGTTGTCGTCGGCAAGCGCGGCACCGCGACGCTTACTATTGATGAGCTGCGCCATCGCATCCTGCCGGAAGCTTCGCTCGCCTCCGAAGAGAAGATCGTCTTCGACTGGTCGCAGCTCGGCGAACATCTCGACGCGTGGCGCAAGATGGGTTTGCGCATCGGGTTCACCAACGGCGTTTTCGATCTGCTGCATCCCGGTCACGTCAAGCTGCTGGCGCAGGCGCGCGCGCAATGCGATCGCCTCGTCGTCGGACTCAATAGCGATGCCTCGGTGACTCGCCTGAAGGGCCCGACCCGTCCGGTGCAGAACGCGCAATCGCGCGCCGATGTGCTGGCCGCGCTCGAGGCCGTCGATCTCGTTGTCGTGTTCGAGCAGGATACGCCGCGTGAACTGATCGCTGAGGTGAAGCCGACCGTGCTGGTCAAGGGCAGCGATTACACGCGCGAGCAGGTCGTCGGCCACGATATCGTCGAGGCGCTCGGCGGCGTGGTGGTGCTGGTCGATCTGGTGCCGGGACAGTCCACGACCTCGATGGTCGAGCGCTCGCGCAACGGTAACCGCCGCTGA
- a CDS encoding glycosyltransferase family 2 protein: MPRLSVIVIAKNEAANIGACLDSVAFADERIVVVDGGSTDGTAEIAEGKGARVVSRTFDGFGAQKNFALSQATGDWVFSIDADERVTPALATEIAQAMNEAKADGYEMPRLSSFCGRQMRHSGWYPDYVLRLFRRGKARFSDDRVHERIICDGPVARLKNDLLHAPVLRLEDALSRMDRYSTANAAMTVAHGKRVSFSSGITHGLWSFFRTYILRGGFLDGREGFLLAVANAEGTYYRYMKAWLAGRNR; this comes from the coding sequence ATGCCGCGCCTGTCGGTGATCGTGATCGCGAAGAACGAGGCCGCCAATATCGGCGCCTGCCTCGACAGCGTTGCGTTCGCCGACGAGCGCATTGTCGTGGTCGATGGCGGCAGCACCGATGGCACGGCGGAAATTGCGGAGGGTAAAGGCGCCCGAGTCGTATCCCGCACCTTCGATGGCTTCGGCGCTCAGAAGAACTTCGCGTTGTCGCAAGCCACCGGCGACTGGGTGTTCTCCATCGATGCCGACGAGCGCGTCACGCCGGCGCTGGCCACCGAGATCGCGCAGGCGATGAATGAGGCGAAGGCCGACGGCTATGAGATGCCGCGGCTGTCGAGCTTCTGTGGTCGGCAGATGCGCCACTCCGGCTGGTATCCGGATTACGTGCTGCGCTTGTTCAGGCGTGGCAAGGCGCGTTTTTCCGACGACCGCGTCCACGAACGCATCATCTGCGATGGTCCAGTGGCGCGGCTGAAAAACGATTTGTTGCATGCGCCGGTGCTGCGGCTCGAGGATGCGCTGTCGCGCATGGATCGCTATTCTACGGCCAACGCCGCGATGACGGTGGCGCACGGCAAGCGCGTGAGCTTCTCCAGTGGTATCACCCACGGCCTGTGGAGCTTCTTCCGCACATACATTTTGCGCGGCGGCTTTCTCGACGGCCGCGAGGGCTTCCTGCTCGCGGTCGCCAATGCCGAGGGTACTTATTATCGCTACATGAAAGCCTGGCTGGCGGGGCGCAACCGGTGA
- a CDS encoding glycosyltransferase family 2 protein produces the protein MNGLISVIVTTYNREDALAAVLRSLAHQTDRDFEVIVADDGSRPATGDLVDDWKAKVGHRVEHVWHEDKGFRAGEIRNRAVLASRGDYIVFLDGDCIVRPDFIAQHRKLAEPRAFVTGNRILLSPALTERVLREGLEPERWSFGQFLAERFRGGVNRLSALLHLPLGPLRRLRAREWKGARSCNLAIWRRDFDTVDGFDADYAGWGKEDSDLIVRLLHAGVMRKDGNFATGVVHLWHKEADRSALSENERKLAELLAGHDVRAKRGLSALRVKAVGEIPAS, from the coding sequence GTGAACGGGCTGATCTCGGTCATCGTCACGACCTATAACCGCGAGGATGCGCTCGCCGCGGTGCTGCGCTCGCTGGCGCATCAGACCGACAGGGATTTCGAAGTCATTGTTGCCGATGATGGCTCGCGGCCGGCGACCGGTGACCTCGTCGATGACTGGAAGGCGAAGGTCGGCCACCGGGTCGAGCATGTGTGGCACGAGGACAAGGGCTTTCGTGCCGGCGAAATTCGCAACCGCGCCGTACTCGCGTCGCGCGGCGACTACATCGTTTTCCTCGATGGCGATTGCATCGTGCGGCCGGATTTTATCGCGCAGCACCGCAAGCTCGCTGAGCCGAGAGCCTTCGTCACGGGTAATCGCATCCTCTTGTCGCCGGCATTGACCGAACGCGTGCTGCGCGAGGGCTTGGAGCCGGAGCGCTGGAGCTTCGGCCAGTTTCTCGCCGAGCGCTTTCGCGGCGGCGTCAATCGTCTCTCGGCGCTGCTTCATCTGCCGCTCGGGCCGCTGCGCCGCCTCCGCGCCAGGGAGTGGAAGGGCGCTCGCTCCTGCAACCTCGCCATCTGGCGGCGTGACTTCGACACCGTCGATGGTTTCGATGCCGACTATGCCGGCTGGGGCAAGGAAGACTCTGATCTCATCGTCCGCCTTCTGCATGCCGGCGTCATGCGCAAGGACGGCAACTTCGCCACCGGCGTCGTTCATCTCTGGCACAAGGAAGCCGATCGTTCGGCGCTGTCCGAGAATGAGCGCAAGCTGGCTGAGTTGCTGGCGGGCCATGATGTCCGCGCCAAACGCGGGCTGTCGGCGTTGCGGGTGAAGGCCGTCGGCGAGATACCTGCGTCATGA
- a CDS encoding glycosyltransferase family 9 protein yields the protein MNRIALPERPRILVVALRRLGDVLLTTPLIASLRKAWPDATIEALVFADTAGILAGNPDLDGIVTMPPRRSFTQSLSLVAKLWRRYDLAISTQSGDRPVFFAFVAGGIRMAPVEAKKNGAFKRFLLHKSVPVVAGVHRVEDMLRFADALGIARVPRLVPPAALPFEGNPSGDYAVIHAAPMFRYKQWTAQGWRDIAASLKARGVTVIATGGPAAQERAYLDDVWRGAEVTRLDGKLNWGQLSGLLAGARVFIGPDTSVTHLAAACGCPTVALFGPTDPRLWGPWPVGGLSALWADTGAVQQRGNVWLVQHAFPCTPCQLEGCERRLQSTSACLDALAPQQVMVAIDEALGSRR from the coding sequence ATGAACCGCATCGCATTGCCGGAGCGGCCGCGCATTCTGGTGGTCGCGTTGCGCCGCCTCGGCGATGTGTTGCTGACCACGCCGTTGATCGCCAGTCTGCGCAAGGCGTGGCCGGACGCGACCATCGAGGCACTGGTGTTTGCCGACACGGCCGGCATCCTCGCCGGCAATCCCGATCTCGACGGCATTGTCACGATGCCGCCGCGCCGATCCTTTACGCAAAGTCTCTCACTCGTGGCGAAGCTCTGGCGACGCTACGATCTCGCCATCTCGACACAATCGGGCGACCGCCCGGTGTTCTTTGCCTTTGTCGCCGGCGGCATCCGCATGGCTCCGGTGGAAGCGAAGAAGAACGGGGCTTTCAAGCGATTTCTGCTGCATAAATCAGTGCCAGTCGTCGCCGGCGTGCATCGCGTCGAGGACATGCTGCGGTTCGCCGATGCGCTCGGCATCGCGCGCGTGCCGCGGCTGGTGCCGCCGGCCGCCTTGCCGTTCGAAGGCAATCCGTCGGGCGATTATGCGGTCATCCATGCCGCGCCGATGTTTCGCTACAAGCAATGGACGGCGCAAGGCTGGCGCGACATTGCGGCGTCGCTCAAGGCGCGCGGCGTGACCGTGATCGCGACTGGCGGACCGGCGGCGCAGGAGCGCGCCTATCTCGACGATGTCTGGCGAGGCGCCGAGGTGACGCGCCTCGATGGCAAGCTCAACTGGGGGCAGCTCAGTGGTCTGCTCGCCGGTGCCAGGGTCTTCATCGGTCCCGATACATCGGTGACGCATCTCGCCGCCGCTTGCGGCTGCCCGACGGTGGCGCTGTTTGGGCCGACCGATCCGCGGCTGTGGGGGCCGTGGCCGGTCGGTGGCCTCAGCGCGCTATGGGCGGACACCGGCGCGGTGCAGCAGCGCGGCAATGTCTGGCTGGTGCAGCACGCCTTTCCCTGCACGCCGTGTCAGCTCGAAGGCTGCGAGCGCAGGCTTCAAAGCACCAGCGCCTGTCTCGATGCGTTGGCGCCGCAGCAGGTCATGGTTGCGATCGACGAGGCGCTGGGTTCACGCCGCTGA
- a CDS encoding glycosyl transferase has product MILVAWYQIVGLAAGIIAATAVLCHLLLRLLYPLLQRYALALPNARSSHKTPTPQGAGIGVVAATVIAVLAIFFMMEGLGDRTLWIVLGATIGIAIVGVVDDIAPIGVLPRLLLQAAAVTAILMALPDGMRIVPILPFWAERALLGIGALWFVNLTNFMDGIDWITAAETIPITAFLVVISAFDQTSEAEIAVALVLCGAMLGFAPLNRPVAKMFLGDVGSLAIGLLLAWMLIGLGGRGHIAAAILLPLYYLADATITLFLSPVARRKRSGSRTERISISAPRRMASR; this is encoded by the coding sequence ATGATCCTCGTCGCGTGGTATCAGATCGTCGGACTCGCGGCCGGCATCATCGCTGCCACGGCGGTGCTCTGCCATCTGCTGCTGCGGCTGCTGTATCCACTCCTGCAGCGCTACGCACTGGCGCTGCCGAACGCACGCTCCTCTCACAAGACGCCGACGCCGCAAGGCGCCGGCATCGGCGTCGTCGCCGCGACGGTGATCGCCGTCCTTGCGATCTTCTTCATGATGGAAGGACTTGGCGATCGCACGCTCTGGATTGTGCTCGGTGCGACCATTGGCATTGCCATCGTCGGTGTGGTCGACGACATCGCGCCGATCGGCGTATTGCCGCGCCTGCTGCTGCAGGCCGCCGCCGTCACGGCGATCCTGATGGCATTGCCCGACGGCATGCGGATCGTGCCGATACTTCCATTCTGGGCGGAGCGCGCGCTGCTCGGCATCGGCGCGCTGTGGTTCGTCAATCTCACCAACTTCATGGACGGCATCGACTGGATCACGGCGGCCGAGACCATCCCGATCACGGCATTCCTGGTCGTGATCAGCGCTTTCGACCAGACATCGGAAGCCGAGATTGCGGTGGCGCTGGTGTTGTGCGGCGCCATGCTCGGCTTCGCGCCGCTCAACCGACCGGTGGCTAAGATGTTTCTCGGCGATGTCGGCAGCCTCGCGATCGGACTGCTGCTCGCCTGGATGCTGATCGGGCTCGGCGGACGCGGCCACATCGCCGCCGCGATCCTGCTGCCGCTTTATTATCTCGCCGACGCGACCATCACGCTGTTCCTTTCGCCTGTCGCGCGGCGAAAAAGATCTGGATCGCGCACCGAACGCATTTCTATCAGCGCGCCACGCAGAATGGCTTCACGGTGA
- a CDS encoding glycosyltransferase family 4 protein: MARTILYLVSEDWYFVSHRLPMARAALDVGFDVHVATRVDRHGGTIAAEGFTLHPVAWRRGSLNPLTLLANIREVRALYRRLKPDLVHHVALVPSVLGSIAALGLPMAKLNAFAGLGFAFTSNTAKARAIRAVAAPLLRFLLNRPATAVLVQNPDDRQAVLNLGVPADKVALIPGSGIDVDELRPLPEPDGLFTVGFVGRLLDDKGVRPLVRAHEILAERGIAVRLLLAGTPDPSNPASIPESVIDSWRHRPNLVVMGHVSGIASVWAQAHVGVLPSRREGLPKSLLEAAACGRALIATDVPGCREIARQDINALLVPVDNAAALADAIERLMKDDALRQRFAAESRRMAVEEFSSARIGREIVALYNKLLGAPSSAAERPR, translated from the coding sequence ATGGCGCGAACGATCCTCTATCTCGTCTCCGAAGACTGGTATTTCGTCTCGCACCGGTTGCCGATGGCGCGGGCGGCGTTGGATGTAGGCTTCGACGTCCATGTCGCTACGAGGGTCGACCGCCACGGCGGGACCATCGCCGCCGAAGGCTTCACCCTGCATCCGGTGGCCTGGCGGCGTGGCAGCCTCAATCCGCTGACCTTGCTCGCGAACATCCGCGAGGTCCGCGCGCTGTACCGCCGGCTCAAGCCCGATCTCGTCCACCACGTCGCCCTGGTGCCGTCCGTCCTTGGCTCGATCGCTGCCCTTGGCCTGCCGATGGCCAAGCTCAACGCCTTCGCCGGGCTCGGCTTTGCCTTCACCTCCAATACCGCCAAAGCCCGCGCCATCCGCGCCGTCGCCGCGCCGCTACTGCGTTTCCTGCTCAACCGCCCAGCGACCGCCGTTCTCGTCCAAAATCCCGACGACCGCCAAGCCGTGCTCAACCTCGGCGTCCCGGCGGACAAGGTCGCGCTCATCCCCGGTTCCGGCATCGACGTCGATGAACTGAGGCCCCTGCCCGAGCCCGATGGCCTGTTCACGGTCGGCTTCGTCGGCCGCCTGCTCGACGACAAAGGCGTGCGGCCGCTGGTGCGCGCGCATGAAATCCTCGCCGAACGCGGCATCGCCGTGCGCCTGCTGCTCGCCGGCACGCCCGACCCGTCCAATCCGGCCTCGATCCCGGAAAGCGTCATCGACTCCTGGCGCCACCGCCCCAACCTCGTCGTCATGGGCCATGTCAGCGGCATCGCCTCAGTCTGGGCGCAGGCGCATGTCGGCGTGCTGCCATCGCGCCGCGAGGGCTTGCCGAAGAGCCTTCTTGAGGCCGCCGCCTGTGGCCGTGCCCTCATCGCCACCGACGTCCCCGGCTGCCGCGAGATCGCGCGGCAGGATATCAATGCGCTGCTGGTGCCGGTCGACAATGCCGCAGCGCTCGCCGACGCCATTGAACGACTGATGAAGGACGACGCCTTGCGCCAACGCTTTGCCGCCGAGAGCCGCCGCATGGCGGTCGAGGAATTCTCCAGCGCCCGCATCGGCCGGGAGATCGTCGCGCTCTATAACAAGCTGCTCGGCGCGCCCTCATCCGCCGCGGAGCGTCCGCGATGA